One genomic segment of Oscillospiraceae bacterium includes these proteins:
- a CDS encoding LytTR family DNA-binding domain-containing protein yields MFLAICDDDINELKELSVKCKNALISLGIVSPITIHAYQYGHALIGYIKKNPQIKYDIIVMDIDFGDTSLNGIEVTKQLREMKVEAPIVISTSHDDYLRQGYGYGILRYIIKPVKQDDIDEALMACLKHINQLEGKEIIIKNGTDNIAIRYKEIIYFECCGHTVIAHTKNKEEYHFIMKFELVEKMVPETCFIKIHKGAIVNFNYVTRIKGTDLILKDGTILPIAQRRRAKCIEFFKEYVKGYM; encoded by the coding sequence ATGTTTTTAGCAATTTGTGACGATGATATTAATGAATTGAAAGAATTATCTGTCAAATGCAAAAATGCATTAATATCATTAGGGATTGTTTCTCCGATTACGATACATGCATATCAATATGGACATGCACTTATAGGTTATATTAAGAAAAATCCGCAAATTAAATATGATATCATTGTTATGGACATAGATTTTGGCGACACTTCTTTGAATGGAATTGAGGTTACTAAGCAGTTGCGTGAAATGAAGGTAGAAGCCCCAATCGTTATTTCAACTTCCCATGATGATTATCTCCGGCAGGGATATGGTTATGGTATCTTAAGGTATATCATAAAACCGGTAAAACAAGATGATATTGACGAAGCTTTGATGGCTTGTTTAAAACATATAAACCAGCTTGAAGGAAAGGAAATCATCATAAAAAACGGAACAGATAATATTGCCATCAGATATAAAGAAATCATATATTTTGAGTGTTGCGGTCATACCGTCATTGCGCATACAAAAAACAAAGAGGAATACCACTTTATAATGAAATTTGAACTTGTTGAAAAAATGGTACCTGAAACATGTTTTATAAAAATACATAAAGGTGCTATCGTGAATTTTAATTATGTTACTCGCATAAAAGGAACTGATTTAATTTTAAAAGATGGTACAATTTTGCCGATTGCGCAAAGACGGCGTGCCAAATGTATAGAGTTTTTTAAAGAATATGTGAAAGGATATATGTAA
- a CDS encoding GHKL domain-containing protein, whose protein sequence is MDTVIRYSLNIFVAIIEVFLIYYFADAFFERKLKKACYLIGSFIAILLFFIDSYSNSIWITVAGFIFAILVIVFSSYGGFKEFLPKILISVFIYWIISLGETIPAMLCMLLFGETNYALAIQNSLALYAIAYISGKLFAFLLTHLVKLASKKQIVMFKLKYKVLLLICPTISFLIYIYWSNIIYYGLYNDYLFTLGLAVSLFIINLMNIKLLNWICEEAEENAKNSMVQDYLKNERKHIIKIDERNNEIRKMSHDLRHHMLTMVNLLSSQQYNKAHEYAQNLTSGVAIHTKTIDTGNTLIDSVINEYIAQAEQNDINFELEINLHEKLPIDEISIVIILGNALKNAVEYCIKEKMNLIKANIRNNDRFLMIDIINKLTIITPEMKVGVFKTNKPDSFTHGIGLHSIKETVKSLDGELSIEIHDEHFVLSVIIPLE, encoded by the coding sequence ATGGATACGGTTATTCGATATTCTTTAAATATATTTGTAGCAATAATTGAAGTATTTTTAATTTATTATTTTGCGGATGCCTTTTTTGAGAGAAAACTGAAAAAGGCTTGTTATTTGATTGGTTCTTTTATAGCAATTTTACTGTTTTTTATTGATTCTTATTCTAATTCCATATGGATTACCGTTGCAGGATTTATATTTGCAATTCTTGTAATTGTTTTTTCTTCATATGGTGGATTCAAAGAGTTCCTGCCCAAAATTCTGATTTCTGTTTTTATTTATTGGATTATAAGTCTTGGAGAGACAATACCCGCCATGCTTTGTATGCTGCTATTTGGAGAAACAAATTATGCCCTCGCAATTCAAAATAGCTTGGCCTTATATGCAATCGCATATATTAGCGGTAAGTTGTTTGCTTTTTTACTGACTCACTTAGTCAAGCTGGCTTCCAAAAAACAAATTGTAATGTTTAAGTTGAAGTATAAAGTCTTATTACTTATTTGTCCCACAATCAGCTTTTTAATTTATATTTATTGGAGTAATATTATTTATTACGGTTTGTACAATGATTATTTGTTTACACTCGGGCTTGCGGTTTCGCTGTTTATTATAAATTTAATGAACATAAAACTGCTTAACTGGATTTGTGAAGAAGCAGAGGAAAATGCTAAGAATTCAATGGTTCAAGATTATTTAAAGAATGAAAGAAAACATATAATAAAAATTGACGAAAGAAACAATGAAATTCGTAAAATGAGTCATGACCTTAGGCATCATATGTTGACAATGGTTAATTTATTATCTTCACAACAATACAATAAAGCGCATGAATACGCTCAAAATTTAACTTCCGGCGTCGCAATACATACAAAAACTATTGACACAGGCAATACTTTGATTGACTCAGTTATAAACGAATACATAGCTCAAGCGGAACAAAACGATATAAATTTTGAGCTGGAAATCAACTTACATGAAAAATTACCGATTGATGAGATCAGCATCGTTATCATTTTGGGTAACGCATTAAAAAATGCAGTTGAATATTGTATAAAAGAAAAAATGAACTTAATAAAGGCCAACATTCGAAATAATGATCGGTTTTTAATGATTGACATAATCAATAAGTTAACAATTATAACTCCAGAAATGAAAGTTGGAGTATTTAAAACTAATAAACCAGACTCATTCACTCATGGTATCGGAC